CAACAAGTGCAACCCAGATTTCCCCCACCCACTCCCCTTCACTGACGCATCTCCCACACCCACCCACGACACACCTCCCCCTAGTTTTTGCCTATTTGTTTCTCCCCCCCCGGCCCCCAAAATTTTTTAAGGCTGTGGTGctcaaaatttggattttacATATACCGATCTCACTATTTCTTCAGTTGAAGATTAACTAACAGTTTGTGTAACGAAGGGGGCAAATTGTATGGTTTCCGGAAGTTTGTATATGTACTCGTAAATGTCTCTAAAATTAggtatgaacttgaaaatgaccTCATAATTTAGGGGATTTTATGTAGTTTGTCCAAATAATTTTTAACtagttaaaaataattttcggTGCTGGGATTTGGACCAAGAAACTTGTTGGAATTTAGGAGGTGTGTGATGAGTGTTTGTGATGCTCTCATACCACATGTTAGATTGTAAGTTGATTGTGAGTGGTGTTGCTATGATACCATTGTTGGTTTATGTGTGAAGAGGTTTAGAACAATAGGACAATAGTTGAACAAAgtgattttattatatttgagGGAGAATGATACATAACTTGGTGTAGGCTAATTGGCCTCCTTCCTAACTTATATAGGCTTATTggccctctttctctcttagCTTTATGAGCTTATTGGCTCCTCGACATAGctttcaaaccctagccaccccTCTATCCTAGGGGAGGGGGAGGGAAGTTCACTGCCTTTCCTCCCCTCTCCTTCCTTCTCCTTCCTTATCTTCTCTCATCCGCTTCCATGCTCTTTTCTCTTGCCTTCCTTTGAGGGTTTGGTTGTGCTCTCTCCTCTATTTTTTGTTGCCACAGATCTCCTTAAATCCCTCTCACCTTGTGATGTCATGTTGTTTTGCAGCTTTATGTTGATGttatttcgatttttttttttttgcagatttgtgggttttgtgtGGCTGCGGTTTTTCCCTAAACCTGGGATTCGACAGTAGCTTTCCTGTTTTCGTGGTGGCAACGACAACAACTCTACTTTCTGTCATCTCCGGTTGGTTTTGcctctttttttgggttgtaatAATTATATCAAATCTCTTGTGAGTTGGGTGTTTTGTTTGTAGTTGAGTCTCTACTTGTATTTTTACTTGTGAGAGTTTAAAAGTTGTAGTGATATTGGTAGTTTTCGGCGCTGTTGTCCACATCTGATTTGTTTAAGCTTGTGGCTTTCAAGTGGAAATTTGTTTGGCTTTATGCCACTATTAGTGGAGATATATTTGTTGTGTATTTCTCTGTATCTGGAATAACCATGCGTGGTTACTGTGCTTCCATATTTGTATCAACCCTTTGTGGGTAGTTTATGCCCTTATGGCTGATGGTCTTGGTGCCTATGTTATGAATACGATTATCGCTTAccctcaaaaaagaaaagcaaagtagtaaaaataatttattaaagttGTGTATTAAAATAGGGAAATATGAAGATTAACTTACATTATCAACTAGATGCTGAATCTATTTACATACAAAAACAATGTTGCAAATACTTACATTATCGACTGTATGCTGTGCAACAAAGTTTTAATTACAGTACTttagaataataaaagaaTCCAATAAATTATCAAATAAAAGAATGCAAACCATGCCTGATGCACCCAGCCTGGGGGGATTCCTTCAAAATACTTCAAATGGAGTTCTTCTTATGTTTTTTCATCTTCAGATAGCTGAAAATGGGTTTCTCTGGTACAGGTATAGACTTGACAACCCAACCAATTGGCCAAGAAACAGCTGCAATTCCAATACATGCACCCCATTGCCCCCAATTCAACCTCTCTGTATCTGCAAACTTCTTGAGAAAttccaccatcaccacctGAAGCAGAATTGTCACTGCAATGATCCCCAGAAACAATTTGTTGGTGTGAATTCCCTTGAACacattcttcttctcaagCTTCCTTGCATTGAACTCATTGAACACCTGGCACAGCACAAAAGTGTTGAAGATCAAGGTGTCCTTTACCTTGTCATCCACACCAAAGATTGATTTGCCTCTGAATTGCAGGGTCAGGAGGATTGCAATCTGGTACAGTGCTTGAGGCAAGAGGTTCCTCCACATGATGTTGGTGATGAGAGGCTCAGTCCTTCCCACTGGTTTCTTCTCCATGAGTTCTTTTGTGGGCTTCTCAGTGGCAAGAGCCAGAGCACCTAGTGTGTCCATGATCAAATTCACCCACAGCAATTGAACTGCTGTTAATGGGACTTCACCTGCTGAAACTGCTGCTACAAAGTTGATCACAAGAGCTGCAACATTGACAGTGAGCTGGAATTGGATGAACTTCTGGATGTTATTGTAAACACATCTTCCCCATTTCAAAACTGTGGCCACTGATGCAAAGTTGTCATCCATGATCACAATATCTGAGCTCTCTTTGGCAACTTCTGTGCCTTGAATTCCCATGGAAAGTCCTATATCAGCTTCTTTCAAAGCAGGTGCATCATTCGTGCCGTCACCTGTCACTGCAACCACATGGCCTTTCTGTTTCAAGCATTGCACCATTAGGAGCTTGTCAAATGGGGAGGACCTTGCCATTACACAGATTTTGTCCACCTTCAACATTCTCTCTTCCGGCGTGTAGTTGCGAAATTGCACACCTTCTACCACTGCTCCACTGAACATGTCCTGATTAGGCTTGAGTATCCCACATTCTGTGGCTATGGCTTTTGCAGTGAAAACATTGTCACCTGTGATCATTTTGACATTTACCCCTGCATATTGACAGTCTCCAACTGCTTCCTTCACCCCGGGACGGCATGGATCTTTAAGACCAACAAGTCCTAATAGAGTCAATCCATCTTCTTTTAGCAAAGCTTTGTGGTCTCGTTCATCCACTTGCTCCTCTGCTGGAATTTCTTTATGTGCAAATGCAATGCATCTGAGGCTGCTAGCTGCCATACCTTGAATAATCTGCTCAAATCTCATTTTTGCATTGTCATCCATATTTATAACAAGTCCAGAGGCATTGTAGTAACTTGTGCACATTGCTAGTATCATCTCAGCAGCTCCTTTCCAATGTGCTTGAATTGTATTGTTGTCAGCCTTCCTCTTCATCAAAACCCcgctttgtttcttctttgaatTGAAGGCCTCAACGTACAGAATGCTACAACTCTTCACCACTTTCTGCATATCCATCTTCGATCCATGTACCGCCCATGAAAGAATAGCCTTCTCAGTAGGACTGCCTGAGATTTCAATTTCTGAATTGGAACTAGGCCTGTATATGCTACCAGTTGTATTCAGAGCAACCCCTTCTTGGATCAAATTAAGAACATATGGAGATATGGATGAAAAAGCTTCCTCTGCCACAGGTTCTTCACCCAACCAAAACTTAGTCACCTTCATTTCATTCATGGTGAGAGTGCCTGTTTTGTCAGTACAAATGACGGTAGCAGAGCCCATGGTCTCACAAGCAGAGAGCTTCCTCACCATTGCTTTATCAACCATCATTCTCTTCATGGAATAAGCAAGAGTCAGAGTCACAGCTAAAGGCAAGCCTTCTGGAATTGCCACCACAACAATTGTAACTGCTGCTGCTACAATCTCAACGACCGCGTTTAATATGTCATCAAATTTGGTCTTGCTGCCATTATACTCCTGATTTCCATTCTCATCCTGTGTATTTCCTGTGAAGTATCTAGCTAACAAGACAATGAGCACTAGAAAAGCAACAACCAAACCAACTTTACCAATTGATGAAGTTAGCTTGTTGAGGCGAGCTTGTAAAGGGGTCTGTTCATTCGTGTCACGGCTGATTTGGCCCATCATTTCACCCCAAGTTGTGTTCATGCCCACAGAAGTTACAAGCATTCGAGCGTAGCCATCAGCCACTTTGGTGCCAGAGAACAAGaatggattttgggtttgatttaTTTCCACATGGTCACTTTCCCCCGTCATGCTTGATTCATCTACTTGTAATGAATGGCCATCAAGAAACAACCCGTCAGCTGGAACTTGATCTCCAATCTTCAAGCAAATGACATCGCCAACAACAATATCGAATATCGAAATCTGTTGGCGCCTGCCGCCTCTCACAGCTTCAATTTGGACATTGTCACTGACTTTTGATAACTTATCAAACTGCCTGTTCTGCCTGTAATTACTTACAGCCGACACAGAAATCACCAGAATGATTGCGATAAATATGCTTCCACCATCGATCCAGCCTTCTTTAAGGCCATGCACTTTGATCCCGAGACCAAGAGAGAGTGCAGCACAGCCTAAGAGGATGATAATTGTGAGGTCTTTGAAAGCTTCCCAAACAAAATGGAAGAACCCTTTTGCTGGTGGCTTCATGTATGTGTTTGAGCCAAATGCTTCAACTCTTTTGGCAATGTCTTGAGCATCACCATAGCCTTGGATTCCATGCTCTGCATCAGTTTTGAGAGCTGATGCTATTTCTTCAACCCCTCCCAGCTCCCGGAGCTGGTTGAGGCTTCTCTCCTTGACAAGGTCAGTGAGGGTGGTTTGATCAATTTCAAACTCATTATCTGGCTCGACAGTAAGAGTGGCATAAGAGGGAGAGCGAGGTATTTTGGTGTTCGtgaatttgggtttggatAGAGAAGAAAGGTTGAAGGCTCTAGAGCAGTAGATGGTTGCAAAAGCAGAAcgccattttctttggtgtttGCTAAGAATGCTTTTTTGAACAGCAAAAAGCAACGCAATTTCAATGCACCCAAGTTTCGCATGCAGGGTGGTCGACATGCTGCTGCTCAGCTCAATTGAAAACCGCAAAACTAAATAATGTGATGAAAACTAAGGCAGAGAGATGGAAAGACTATTCTGACCAACTGACTCGCAAGGAGTTAAGGACACAAGATTGACAATTCTCAAGGAGAACTGAAAAGTAGAGAAAATGTTTTGGGGAATTTTTAAggaattaaattgtttataGAATGCAATTGTAGTACGAGGATCACCACCTTGCATGAAGAGGCCTACTTATAATCTTCTTTTGGAAGAGAAGACAATAAGAGCGTGTTTCTCATTGGAAGTTGTAGAGAAGACCAAAGAACTCACACGCACTAGCAGCAGGCTCCGGGAAACCAccgagaaaaaaagaagaaaaaaggaccgCATATGTCAGCTCTTATTTTGTATCCGTGTCGAcaactaaatttttatttttgaagcAGACATGGGCTTAATCAAGTTAGCTAGAGCAGATGTGTTCCCTACCCTGCACCCAAGTTCAGATCCCCCTTCGCATAGCTTAGATTAGTTTAAAGTAAATTATCGCTTGAATGAacaattgttttttaatagtttaatatatgttgtgtattattaaaaaaacatagaatATTAAGGTCGGTATgagaaacaaattaaatacataaaaggtatcTTCAGGCTCAATATATTATGTATCTTTTAAATGAAACAGTACGTGTTGAAGATGATAACTGCTGCTGCTGTGCTGGTACGCGTGCGCTTGTCGGTAAAAATGAAAGCTTCCAATATTAAGCGTGTATCAATAGGTGGGCTTGATATTTACAgactattttcattttcttaaccGCAGCAACTAATTACGTACTGCACCCAGTGGGTTTATAATGCTGTAGCCTGTAGAagttttttggtttcaaaagGAGGctgagttttgttttcagaCCTGATTCACCGAAAAATAAACGGTAGAGAAACTAACTGCTAAAGGAAACACATACACGTCACTCTGAGCCAAAGAAATCATGCGTCACTAAAAAGAAGTAAGTATGACGCCTTCAAAACTCCAATGTGAGTGGTTAAATGGATATTTTACGGCAAAGATTCAAATTGTGGACTTGACTCAAGTTAAAAGTCATGCACAAATTAATCGGTAAATTCTAATACATCTGAGCAGCAATGCAGTGGCATAAAATAAAACGCAAAGAAAAGAGCTCTTTAACTCCGACCGACGAAATAGGAAAACGTTAGGGAGATCACATTTAAAGACCATCTTGTGTATCACATTTCTAATAGATGTGGAACCAGTGGTGATTTCAGGATTCGAAAGCCAACTAGGCAAAACTTACATACTAAACTTGACGTTATgagtgaatttcattaataaacattaaaagaCATACCTAGTCAGGGAGGACGTAATGAGTCTTACCCTCAAATGCATAtttatccataaataaaagttcaacaaatacaaaaactaaaactaaaactaaaaccaaaaataaatgcaatgcaaaataaaagaacactattttaaatctaaaatttaaTCCTGCGAGGCGTAGAACTCTTAAATTCCTCAATTATTGATGCATTGTCGATATTATTAGCAAACTCTCTTTCATCCCTCATTAAACCCTACAATgctcaaatttaaattaaaaatataattaaagatatatagaaaatagagggagaaagaagatgttGATGTCGAGTAGctaagagagagaaggaaagagaAGATATGGAACTACCTAGATAGACAACTGTACGTAGagtttgctttttattttatttttatttttattttgggctgGGCTTACAACATATGTgggtattttttatattttatattttaattttggttgGGCGGGCACCCAACCTGCCTTATGCATAGAACCACCCATGCATGTGTGGAACTCATTGTAttggtgggctccacctctattagagagatgATACACAATGTGGTATAAATGTATTCTCCCTAGCATGACCTGGCCAAATAACACAGTAATTACATGCCACTTGTCTTCAATCCGCGTGAGGGGCGACGAACATGCAACATGTACCAAGCGCCAGATCCAAGAATTTCTCCATTATTAAGGTTTTGATGATGGTTCAACTAAATTTTAACTCCACAAGAGTCTTGGGGTCAACTTAAGTTTTAGTTCAATTTTTCGAACCAAATTGTTGACAACCTTCACCTGAAAGTGTGATAGAAAATACAAAGAATATATGGTGAGAAACTCCAATGGGAGTGGTCAATGGGTGTTCAACGACAAAGATTCAAAATGTTGACTCCAGGTGAAACTCATGCACAATTTAATCGGAAAATTCTAATACATTGTAGCAGCAAATGCAGTGGCATAAAATAAAACGCAAAGAAAAGACGTCCTTATCTCGGACGGACCAAATAACATTGTAATTACATGCAACGTAACTTGAGTGCTTGTGAAAGTGCAGGACAGGCAACGCGTTCTAACTGCCTGACTCAAGCATTTCTCTACTAAATTTGGAATCTACAAAAATCGTGGGGTCAACTTAACCTTTAGTTGTTCAATTTCCTAAAATAATTGTTAACAACCTTCACCTGAAAGTGTGTTAGAAAACACAGAATATATGGTGAGAAAGAATGGTACAAGTAAACTACTCTTGTGCTGCAAAAAAAGATGGCAGCATAAGCCTTATGCCTCCTCTTTCTGGCTATGCttgatattattgatattagaatttcatatatttggGTTTATGTGGAGAGGGAAACTTCCATTTGGTAATGGATATCATATATTTGGGTTTATGTGGAGAGGgaaatttcatatatttggGCTTATGCCTCCTCAACTGAatgccattttctttggtgtttGCTAAGAGTGCTTTTTTGAACAGCAAAAAGCAACCCAATTTCAATGCACCCCAGTTTTGCATGCAATGTGGTAGCCATGCTGCTtaataatagaaaataaaaaacttatgAGAATGTACTGAAAATTAAGGCGGAGAGATGAAAAGACTATTTTGACCAATTAACTAAGGAAGGAACTAATGATAAAAGAATTTGCGGTTGCCTTGGACGCGGCTACTCGAATTTATAGTTCCTTGAAAACTCTTTGGTGACTTGAGCGTGTGCCATATGAACACACACA
The window above is part of the Prunus dulcis chromosome 1, ALMONDv2, whole genome shotgun sequence genome. Proteins encoded here:
- the LOC117614846 gene encoding putative calcium-transporting ATPase 13, plasma membrane-type, which translates into the protein MSTTLHAKLGCIEIALLFAVQKSILSKHQRKWRSAFATIYCSRAFNLSSLSKPKFTNTKIPRSPSYATLTVEPDNEFEIDQTTLTDLVKERSLNQLRELGGVEEIASALKTDAEHGIQGYGDAQDIAKRVEAFGSNTYMKPPAKGFFHFVWEAFKDLTIIILLGCAALSLGLGIKVHGLKEGWIDGGSIFIAIILVISVSAVSNYRQNRQFDKLSKVSDNVQIEAVRGGRRQQISIFDIVVGDVICLKIGDQVPADGLFLDGHSLQVDESSMTGESDHVEINQTQNPFLFSGTKVADGYARMLVTSVGMNTTWGEMMGQISRDTNEQTPLQARLNKLTSSIGKVGLVVAFLVLIVLLARYFTGNTQDENGNQEYNGSKTKFDDILNAVVEIVAAAVTIVVVAIPEGLPLAVTLTLAYSMKRMMVDKAMVRKLSACETMGSATVICTDKTGTLTMNEMKVTKFWLGEEPVAEEAFSSISPYVLNLIQEGVALNTTGSIYRPSSNSEIEISGSPTEKAILSWAVHGSKMDMQKVVKSCSILYVEAFNSKKKQSGVLMKRKADNNTIQAHWKGAAEMILAMCTSYYNASGLVINMDDNAKMRFEQIIQGMAASSLRCIAFAHKEIPAEEQVDERDHKALLKEDGLTLLGLVGLKDPCRPGVKEAVGDCQYAGVNVKMITGDNVFTAKAIATECGILKPNQDMFSGAVVEGVQFRNYTPEERMLKVDKICVMARSSPFDKLLMVQCLKQKGHVVAVTGDGTNDAPALKEADIGLSMGIQGTEVAKESSDIVIMDDNFASVATVLKWGRCVYNNIQKFIQFQLTVNVAALVINFVAAVSAGEVPLTAVQLLWVNLIMDTLGALALATEKPTKELMEKKPVGRTEPLITNIMWRNLLPQALYQIAILLTLQFRGKSIFGVDDKVKDTLIFNTFVLCQVFNEFNARKLEKKNVFKGIHTNKLFLGIIAVTILLQVVMVEFLKKFADTERLNWGQWGACIGIAAVSWPIGWVVKSIPVPEKPIFSYLKMKKHKKNSI